A stretch of the Lolium perenne isolate Kyuss_39 chromosome 3, Kyuss_2.0, whole genome shotgun sequence genome encodes the following:
- the LOC127321760 gene encoding auxin-responsive protein IAA1, which yields MSAETERSSTESSPASGLDFEDTALTLTLRLPGSSSAAADADRKRGASSSTSPDASSLAAAASGAPPAPKAQVVGWPPVRSFHKNALAAKFVKVAVDGAPYLRKVNLHDYAGYDHLIRALQDKFCSHFTIRRFGNDETKLVDAVNGTEYVPTYEDKDGDWMLVGDVPWKMFVEACQRIRLMKNSEAVNLAPRAAR from the exons ATGTCGGCGGAGACGGAGCGGAGCTCCACGGAGTCCTCCCCGGCCTCCGGGCTCGACTTCGAGGACACCGCCCTCACCCTCACCCTCCGCCTCCccggctcctcctccgccgccgccgacgccgaccgcaagcgcggcgcctcctcctccacgtcCCCCGACGCctcctccctcgccgccgccgcctccggagCTCCGCCGGCACCCAA GGCGCAGGTGGTGGGGTGGCCGCCGGTGAGGTCGTTCCACAAGAACGCGCTCGCGGCCAAGTTCGTCAAGGTGGCCGTCGACGGTGCGCCATACCTGCGCAAGGTGAACCTGCACGACTACGCCGGctacgaccacctcatccgcgcgcTCCAGGACAAGTTCTGCTCCCACTTCACAATCA GGAGGTTCGGCAACGACGAGACCAAGCTGGTGGACGCCGTGAACGGGACGGAGTACGTGCCCACCTACGAGGACAAGGACGGAGACTGGATGCTCGTCGGCGACGTACCGTGGAA GATGTTTGTGGAAGCCTGCCAACGCATTCGTCTCATGAAGAACTCCGAGGCTGTCAACTTAG CACCGAGAGCTGCCCGATGA